From the genome of Alcanivorax sp.:
GGGACTCGGTTGGCGGCGTGTCCTGTGCCATCGGGATATTAACCAGGCGAATCTGGTGTTGCTCACAAAAAGCGGCCTGGCGGGCATACCACCCTTTCTTGGGGTACTCGGATTCCAGGCGCAAATTGATGATCGTGTTCACCCCCAACACACGATGGACCACCCACAACCCCACAGGCCCCAGCGTACCGCTGCGATACAGCTTCCCTGCCTTAACCGGGCGAAAGTGGTACATCAGTTTGTGATAGCGATACACAAGAAAGGCGATAACGACTGCAGCGCACAACAAGGCAATCCACATGGCATTGGGTCCGGGCAATGAAGTTGCCACCCAGTATTAGCGGCAATCTAGTAATTCTGGTTAACGGGGAGTTGCGATCCGATGACACACATGGGCATGGTGCGATGTTCGGGTTTCCTGGATGCGTAGGACGCTCGTAACTGCAGGCGCTGGATTGGGTCTGCGCCTGCTCGACATTGAGCACGTGTTGCAGCGCCAGGTGCCGGATGGCCCCCCACGGCAGTGTGGGAGCGTGCCTGCACGCGATGGTTTGGTGAAGATCGCCTGCAGGCAGGCTCCTACGGCGGGGTTGGTGTTGGGCTTTGGGCTTTGGGCTTTGGGCTTTGGGCGTCGGGCGTCGGGCGTCTGGCGGGATGATGACCTACTTAGGTAGCGAGCGAGCTCGCTATCCCTTCGGGACGCCTGCGGCGCCTCACCCTGGCACCTGCGGTGCATCGGGTGTCACATGGCGACTTCGTCGCGAGGTAGGGAGAGGAGTTCACCGTATCCACGTGCTTCGCTTGCGAAGCCGAACAGCCGCTTTTCAGGCTGGCCCGAAGGGTGAGCGCAGCGAATCAAATATAAAAAAAGGCCCCTCAGCATAATGCGCTGAGGGGCCTTCTTTTATATTTAAGAGCCTGACGATGACCTACTCTCACATGGGGAAGCCCCACACTACCATCGGCGATATGTCGTTTCACTTCTGAGTTCGGCAAGGGATCAGGTGGTTCCAACACTCTATTGTCGTCAGGCAAACTGGTTTGGTTTTCCTGATGAGATCAGGAGGACCAAATAAGTTGCCTTACCGGTCGACGACTCGACTGACCGGCAAAGCCAAATTGGGAACGAGAAGTTTGCTATTCACTGTAGCAAGCTGACTTCTGACACACTGTCTTTACGCTGTCCTGTGGCCTGGAGCCAAGGGACTGCTTTGGTGTTATATAGTCAAGCCTCACGGGCAATTAGTACGGGTTAGCTTCACGCCTTACAACGCTTCCACACCCCGCCTATCAACGTTGTGGTCTTCAACGGCCCTTCAGGGGAATCAAGTTCCCAGGGAGATCTCATCTTGAGGGAGGCTTCCCGCTTAGATGCTTTCAGCGGTTATCCCGTCCGAACTTAGCTACCCGGCAATGCCACTGGCGTGACAACCGGAACACCAGAGGTTCGTCCACTCCGGTCCTCTCGTACTAGGAGCAGCTCCTCTCAAATCTCCAACGCCCACGGCAGATAGGGACCGAACTGTCTCACGACGTTCTAAACCCAGCTCGCGTACCTCTTTAAATGGCGAACAGCCATACCCTTGGGACCGGCTTCAGCCCCAGGATGAGATGAGCCGACATCGAGGTGCCAAACACCGCCGTCGATATGAACTCTTGGGCGGTATCAGCCTGTTATCCCCGGAGTACCTTTTATCCGTTGAGCGATGGCCCTTCCATACAGAACCACCGGATCACTAAGACCTGCTTTCGCACCTGCTCGACTTGTAGGTCTCGCAGTCAAGCACCCTTCTACCTTTACGCTCGTTGCACGATGTCCGACCGTGCTGAGGGTACCTTTGTGCTCCTCCGTTACTCTTTGGGAGGAGACCGCCCCAGTCAAACTACCCACCACACAATGTCCCCGACCCGGATAACGGGCCTGGGTTAGAACCTCAAACATGCCAGGCTGGTATTTCAAGGACGACTCCACAATGACTGGCGTCACTGCTTCAAAGTCTCCCAGCTATCCTACACAAGCAGGCTCAAAGTCCACTGTGAAGCTGTAGTAAAGGTTCACGGGGTCTTTCCGTCTAGCCGCGGGTACACAGCATCTTCACTGCGATTTCGATTTCACTGAGTCTCGGGTGGAGACAGCGCCCCCATCATTACGCCATTCGTGCAGGTCGGAACTTACCCGACAAGGAATTTCGCTACCTTAGGACCGTTATAGTTACGGCCGCCGTTTACCGGGGCTTCGATCAAGAGCTTCGCCGAAGCTAACCCCATCAATTAACCTTCCGGCACCGGGCAGGCGTCACACCCTATACGTCCGCTTACGCGTTTGCAGAGTGCTGTGTTTTTAATAAACAGTTGCAGGGGCCTTTTCACTGCGACCGCCGATAGCTTAGGGAGTAAATCCCATCACCGTCAGCGGCGTACCTTCTCCCGAAGTTACGGTACCACTTTGCCTAGTTCCTTCACCCGAGTTCTCTCAAGCGCCTTAGAATACTCATCCCAACCACCTGTGTCGGTTTGGGGTACGGTTCCTTATAACCTGAAGCTTAGAAGATTTTCCTGGAAGCATGGCATCAACCACTTCCCGGTCACAAAGGACCAGTGGTCTCGACTCTCAGCCTTAAGAACCCGGATTTGCCTAAGTTCTCAGCCTACAGCCTTTCCCCGGGACAACCAACGCCCGGTAGGCATAGCCTTCTCCGTCTCTCCATCGCAGTTATAAGAAGTACAGGAATATTAACCTGTTTCCCATCAGCTACGCATTTCTGCCTCGCCTTAGGGGCCGACTCACCCTGCGCCGATTAGCGTTGCGCAGGAAACCTTGGTCTTTCGGCGTGGAAGTTTTTCACTCCCATTATCGTTACTCACGTCAGCATTCGCACTTGTGATACCTCCAGCATGCTTCTCAACACACCTTCACAGGCTTACACAACGCTCCCCTACCCAGTGACATAAGTCACTGCCGCAGCTTCGGTATCCAGTTTTAGCCCCGTTACATCTTCCGCGCAGGCCGACTCGACTAGTGAGCTATTACGCTTTCTTTAAAGGGTGGCTGCTTCTAAGCCAACCTCCTAGCTGTCTGAGCCTTCCCACATCGTTTCCCACTTAACTGGAATTTGGGGACCTTAGCTGGCGGTCTGGGTTGTTTCCCTCTCCACGACGGACGTTAGCACCCGCCGTGTGTCTCCCGGATAGTACTCACTGGTATTCGGAGTTTGCATCGGTTTGGTAAGTCGGGATGACCCCCTAGCCGAAACAGTGCTCTACCCCCAGTGGTATTCGTCCGAGGCGCTACCTAAATAGCTTTCGGGGAGAACCAGCTATCTCCGAGCTTGATTAGCCTTTCACTCCGATCCACAGGTCATCCGCTAACTTTTCAACGGTAGTCGGTTCGGTCCTCCAATGCGTGTTACCGCATCTTCAACCTGCCCATGGATAGATCGCCCGGTTTCGGGTCTAATCCCAGCAACTCAACGCCCTATTAAGACTCGGTTTCCCTACGGCTCCCCTAAACGGTTAACCTCGCTACTGAAATTAAGTCGCTGACCCATTATACAAAAGGTACGCCGTCACCCTACAAGAGGGCTCCGACTGCTTGTACGTACACGGTTTCAGGTTCTATTTCACTCCCCTCTCCGGGGTTCTTTTCGCCTTTCCCTCACGGTACTGGTTCACTATCGGTCAGCCAGGAGTATTTAGCCTTGGAGGATGGTCCCCCCACATTCAGTCAAAGTTTCACGTGCTCCGACCTACTCGATTTCACTTGATCAGATTTTCGGATACGGGGCTATCACCCACTATGGCCGGCCTTCCCAGACCGTTCTCCTAATCATTCACAAGCTTAAGGGCTAATCCGCGTTCGCTCGCCGCTACTGACGGAATCTCAATTGATTTCTGTTCCTAAGGGTACTTAGATGTTTCAGTTCCCCTCGTTCGCTTCACATACCTATGGATTCAGTATGTGATACCTGCCTTATGACAGGTGGGTTTCCCCATTCGGAAATCTCCGGATCAAAGTCTGTTTGCCGACTCCCCGAAGCTTATCGCAGGCTACAACGTCCTTCATCGCCTCTGGCTGCCAAGGCATCCACCGTGTACGCTTAATCACTTGACTATATAACCCAAAACAGTCTCTTCATCGTTGACCTCTCGACCAACAACTCCAATCCCGTCCAGGCTTTTTCATCGTGATAACGATTCACCATAAAGACACAAGTGTCAGAAAGTCTCTAACGCTTGCATTCTCAATGAATACTTGGACTTCTCATTTCCCAAATTGTTAAAGAGCTTCTCATATCATCAAATATGAGACCGATTAAAAAACCGGAAACAAATAATCCGACTCTCTTCACAAGGAAGGGGAATCACTTGTTTCCGGCTTCTTGCCGGCAACTTTAACCAACAGACAAGCAAACGTGTGGGCCCTGAACAGGACGGAGATCTTTGTCGTTAAGGAGGTGATCCAGCCGCAGGTTCCCCTACGGCTACCTTGTTACGACTTCACCCCAGTCATGAACCACACCGTGGTAATCGTCCTCCCGAAGGTTAGACTAACTACTTCTGGTGCAATCCACTCCCATGGTGTGACGGGCGGTGTGTACAAGGCCCGGGAACGTATTCACCGTGGCATTCTGATCCACGATTACTAGCGATTCCGACTTCATGGAGTCGAGTTGCAGACTCCAATCCGGACTACGAACGGTTTTAAGGGATTTGCTTGGCCTCGCGACTTCGCTGCCCTCTGTACCGCCCATTGTAGCACGTGTGTAGCCCAGGCCGTAAGGGCCATGATGACTTGACGTCGTCCCCACCTTCCTCCGGTTTGTCACCGGCAGTCTCCCTAGAGTTCCCACCCGAAGTGCTGGCAACTAAGGACAAGGGTTGCGCTCGTTACGGGACTTAACCCAACATCTCACGACACGAGCTGACGACAGCCATGCAGCACCTGTCACTGCGTTCCCGAAGGCACCAATCTATCTCTAGAAAGTTCGCAGGATGTCAAGGCCTGGTAAGGTTCTTCGCGTTGCATCGAATTAAACCACATGCTCCACCGCTTGTGCGGGCCCCCGTCAATTCATTTGAGTTTTAACCTTGCGGCCGTACTCCCCAGGCGGTCTACTTATCGCGTTAACTTCGTCACCAAGAATACTAAGATCCCCAACGACTAGTAGACATCGTTTACGGCGTGGACTACCAGGGTATCTAATCCTGTTTGCTCCCCACGCTTTCGCACCTCAGCGTCAGTGTCAGTCCAGGAGGCCGCCTTCGCCACTGGTGTTCCTTCCGATCTCTACGCATTTCACCGCTACACCGGAAATTCCACCTCCCTCTACTGCACTCTAGCCTGCCAGTTTCAAATGCAGTTCCCAGGTTGAGCCCGGGGCTTTCACATCTGACTTAACAAACCGCCTACGCGCGCTTTACGCCCAGTAATTCCGATTAACGCTCGCACCTTTCGTATTACCGCGGCTGCTGGCACGAAATTAGCCGGTGCTTCTTCTGCAGGTAACGTCAAGTACTCACCGGTATTAACAGTAAGCCTTCCTCCCTGCTGAAAGTGCTTTACAACCCTAGGGCCTTCTTCACACACGCGGCATGGCTGGATCAGGGTTGCCCCCATTGTCCAAGATTCCCCACTGCTGCCTCCCGTAGGAGTCCGGGCCGTGTCTCAGTCCCGGTGTGGCTGATCATCCTCTCAGACCAGCTACGGATCGTCGCCTTGGTAGGCCTTTACCCCACCAACTAGCTAATCCGACGCGAGCTCATCCATCTGCACAAGGCCCGAAGGTCCCCTGCTTTCCCCCGTAGGGATTATGCGGTATTAGCTCGAGTTTCCCCGAGTTATCCCCCACAAATGGGCAGATTCTCACGCGTTACTCACCCGTCCGCCGCTCGACGCCTGGGTGCAAGCACCCATCGTTTCCGCTCGACTTGCATGTGTTAGGCCTGCCGCCAGCGTTCAATCTGAGCCATGATCAAACTCTTCAGTTAAGAAAAGCGTTTAAAGTGGCCTCTCATAGAGAGGAGCACTTAATGCATGCTCAGTTCGTCATCTGAATTAACAAAAACTTTGTTGACTCGTTCAGAACTGAAATCTTTTAAAGATCCCATCCCGAACAGGTCCCACACGTTTGCTTGCCTGATTGTTAAAGAGCGTCTCGTCCGGCGCCGCGCTTCGCGTTGTTGCCCCGTCGAGGAGTGCGCATTCTAGAGATTTCCCGGGTCCCGTCAACACCTTTTCTGCATCTTTTTCATCAAACGGTCACCTCTTGACCATCAAGTGCAAAAAAGCGCCAAAAGCGGCCGGTTTCGTCTACTTCCTGACCATGTTGCGCCCATGCAGCAGCCGGTACAAGAGCAGGATGGCGGTGACACCGACAAACACCAGGGTTTCACCATATCCGGATTTTTGCACCCAGCTCTGATGCACCAGCGCCAGCAACACCGCCAGAAAAACCAGACGGTGCAATTTCGCCCAGTTTCGCCCCAGTCTGCGACGAGCCTTGCGGGTACTGGTCAGCGCCAGCGGCCACAGCGCCAGCCAGGCGCCCATCCCCACAATGATATAGGGCCGTCGGGTGAGCTCCTCGCCCAGAAAAGACGGATCCCAACCCAGCAAAAGCGTAGCCCAGGCCAAAAAGTGGAGCGAAACATAGGCAAACGCCCACAGACCAAAGGTTCTTCGCCAGATCACCAGACCAGGCACCTTCAGCAACCGTGCTGTCGGGCGCATTGCCAGGCACACCAGCAAACACACCAGCGACCACCAGCCGAGCAGTTCCACCAGGGTCTCGGCCGGGTCCGGCCCCAATTGGCCGCTGACTGCCAGATATGTCACCCAAACCAGAGGGACAGCACCCAGTGGCCAACCGACCCAGGTCCATTGACGGCTTTTCATCAGTAAAACATGCTCAGGTCCATGCCCTTGTAGAGGGAAGCCACTTCTTCATAGCCATTGAAGGGCCGCGTGGGCACCCAGTTGGGATCAAAGAAGGAATTGGGCAGGCGCCGCTCCCTGCTCTGGGACCAGCGAGGATGATCCACCGCCGGATTCACATTGGCGTAGAACCCGTACTCCTCAGGGGCCAGCATGTTCCAGGTCGTTTCCGGCATGGTGTCGGTCAACTCGATCCGGACAATGGATTTGATGGACTTGAAACCGTATTTCCAGGGCACCACCAGCCGGAAAGGTGCGCCATTCTGGTTGGGCAGGGTTCGTCCGTAGAGCCCCACCGCCATCAGGGTCAAGGGGTGCATGGCTTCATCCAGGCGCAACCCTTCCCGGTAGGGCCAATCGATGCCACTGAAAGGAGAGCGCACTCCCGACATCTGATCAGGATCAGCCAGACTGGTAAACGCCACGTATTTTGCCTTGCTGGTGGGCTGCAGTCTTTTCAGCAGACTTGCCAGCGGCACACCCACCCAGGGTATCACCATGGACCAGGCCTCTACACAACGCAGACGATAGATCCGCTCCTCCAGGGCAAGCCCCTTCAGCAGGTCCTCCAGGGCATACTCCCCCGGTTTTTCCACTTCCCCGGCCACCGTCACCGTCCAGGGATCCGTTTTCAGGGTATGGGCATTTTCAGCCGGGTCGGTCTTTCCGGTGCCAAACTCATAAAAGTTGTTGTATTGGGTAACGTCGCTGTAAGGGGTCAGCGCTTCGTCCGTATCGGGAGCACCGTCCACAGCACGCGCCACCTGCTCCTTGAGCCAACGGGGGCGCGAGGCGTCCTCGTCCACCGCTTTCACCTCTCTGGCCCAGGCGGGCATCGCGCTGAACAACCCAGCCAGCCCGCCGAGCATCATCAACTCCCTGCGCTTCAGGTACACCGACTCGGGAGTAATTTCATGACTCTTGGGGGCAGCAGGGTCTTTATGGCGAATAATCATTACAGCTCCCGGTTATCTCTCAGGGAGCCCCTGAATCACCAACGCGCCCCTCTTAACATTGCCGAGGGGGGCGCACCTGCCGGAAAGGCCAAGGATGCAAGGCGTTATTCAGAGACTCTTTCTTTACAGCCTAAAACAAAAAAGGGGCATCTTCGTGAAGATACCCCTCTTCGATGCCCCCCATGAGCCGCTGTTACAGATACCCGGGCAGTGAATCAGCGGTTAAGGTGACCGCACTGACAACAGGGAGAGCCACCGGCATCACCAATAACCATCAGGAAGCCGCTTTTCGAAGCCCCCAGACGCTCATGGCAAGGCCGACCAATACGTAGATCACCGCCACACTCAAGAGCACCAGCGGCGGATCCAGAAACACAATGGCAAACGCGATGATCACGCCGAGGAGGACCTTGAAGGGCACCCGACCAATATGAAACTCCTTGAACGAGTGGTACTTCACTGAAGACACCATCAGCAGCCCCGCACCGGCGACCATCAAGGCGACCACCCAGGACACGTCTGCCCCTTCAATACCCCTGCTGGCACCCAACCAGACCATGGTGGCCACCAGACCCGCGCCGGTGGGGCTCGGCAGGCCAATGAAGAAGCGCTTGTCGGTGGACTCTGCCTGCACGTTAAAGCGCGCCAGGCGCAACGCCGCACACGCCACATAGATGAAGGCGGCGACCCAGCCGAACTTGCCGAGCCCTGAAAGCGCCCAGGAGTAGGCGACCAGACCCGGAGCTACGCCGAACGCCACACAGTCTGAAAGCGAGTCATACTCTGCCCCGAACTTGCTCTGGGTGTTGGTCAGGCGGGCAACGCCACCATCCATGCCATCCAGAATACCCGCGACGATGATGCCCAGTGCGGCGTTTTCGAACATGCCATTCATGGCAGAGACGATGGCGTAGAAACCGGCGAAAAGGGCGCCGGTGGTGAACAGATTCGGCAGCAGATAGACCCCCTTGTGACGGGCGCCAGTGCGATGCTCCGCTTCAACCACTTCAAACGTCTCGGGCTGCTCTGAGGTTGTTGTCTTGTCGTTATCCTGCATGGTGGTCCATCCCGTTGATAGTGGGGCTAGTGTAACGCACCCCCCGTAAACAAAAAACGCGGCCGAAGCCGCGTTTTTCTGGGGAGCCACTGAGTAACTCCCGGATCGTCACGAAAGCTTAGTTTTTGCTCTTGTCGACGATCTGGTTTGCCTGAATCCACGGCATCATGCCACGCAGTTTTTCACCTACCTGCTCGATGGGGTGCGCCGCGTTGTTACGACGGGCTGCGGTCATGGACGGGTAGTTCAGGGCACCTTCGGAGATGAACTGCTTGGCGTACTCACCGCTCTGGATACGCTTGAGGGCATTGCGCATGGCGGCGCGGGATTCATCGTTGATCACTTCCGGGCCAGTCACATACTCACCGTACTCCGCGTTGTTGGAGATGGAGTAGTTCATGTTGGCGATGCCACCTTCGTACATCAGGTCGACAATCAGCTTCAGTTCGTGGAGACACTCGAAGTAGGCCATTTCCGGGGCATAACCGGCTTCGGTCAGGGTTTCAAAGCCAGCTTTCACCAGCTCTACCGCGCCACCACACAGAACCGCCTGCTCACCGAACAGATCGGTTTCGGTCTCGTCCTTGAAGGTGGTTTCGATGATACCGGTACGGCCGCCGCCCACACCGGAAGCGTAGGACAGGGCCACGCTCTTGGCGTTGCCGGACGCGTCCTGGAAGACCGCGATCAGATCTGGAATGCCACCACCCTTGGTGAACTCGGTGCGCACGGTGTGACCCGGTGCTTTCGGAGCGATCATGATCACGTCCAGGTCGCTCCGCGGAACGATCTGGTTGTAGTGGATAGCGAAGCCGTGAGCAAAGGCCAGAGTAGCACCTTCCTTCAGGTTCGGTTCGATTTCTTCACGGTACAGCTGGGACTGGAACTCATCGGGAGTCAGGATCATCACCACGTCAGCAGCGGCAACAGCGGAAGGCACATCGCTAACCTTCAGGCCATGGGCTTCGGCCTTGGCGATGGAAGAAGAACCCGGGCGCAGGCCCACGGTCACATCAACGCCGGAATCATTCAGGTTGCAGGCGTGGGCGTGGCCCTGGGAGCCGTAACCGATGATGGCAACCTTCTTGCCCTGGATGATGGAAAGATCGCAATCCTTGTCGTAATACACTTGCATGCTCATAGCTCTGACTCGTTCTGGTAACGGAAATTCGGTGGCGAGCCGCCAAGCGGCGCCTCGATCAGGCCAGCCACTCTAGGCTATTCGCCGCGTTGCGTAAAATGATATATTTGAAACATTGCATTCCAATTAACGCAACATTCAATAATGGCGAAATCACTGCATGGATACCAAGCCACTGCGCCTTTTCCTGACCCTGGCGGACACCCTGCACTTCGGCCGCGCCAGTACCATGTGCCATGTGAGCCCCTCCACCCTGAGCCGCACAGTACAACAACTGGAAGACGAACTGGGCGCCCCGCTCTTTTACCGGGACAACCGCAGCGTCACCCTCACTCGGGAAGGCCAGCGCTTTCAGGAATATGCCCGCGACACCCTGACCCGCTGGGACAACCTGCGCCATGCCCTGCAGGAAGACCGCCGGGTCCTGCAGGGGGAACTGAGTCTGTACTGCTCAGTGACCGCCAGCTACAGCTTTCTCTATGACATTCTCAGCAGCTTCCGGCATCAGTACCCTCGCATCGAACTGAAGTTGCACACTGGCGACCCGGCCCAGGCGGTACACCGAATTCAGCAAGGTGAGGAAGACATCGCCATCGGGGCGAGGCCGGATCATCTGTCCGCCAGTATCGCCTTTCGCCCCATCGCCCGCTCCCCGCTGCTTTTCATTGCCCCCGCCAGTCAGCCGCAGCTGGCCGAGCGGCTTGGCGGTCGCGCAGACAAAACGGACTGGGAAGACATCCCCATGATTCTCTCCGAAGAAGGCCTGGCCCGGGAACGCACCGACCGCTGGTTCCGCCAGCTGGGCGTCAAACCCCATATCTATGCTCAGGTCAGCGGTAACGAGGCCATCGTCAGCATGGTCAGCCTGGGTTTCGGCGTAGGCGTGGTGCCGAAGATCGTGCTGGACAACAGTCCACTGGCGGCCCGAATTCGACCGCTGGATGTGCAACCGGCACTGGCGGCTTATGAGGTGGGACTATTCACCCAGGAGCGCAGACTGGAAGAACCGCTGATCAATGCATTCTGGTCGCAAGTGAGGGACGCCTGACGCCGGACGCCCGATGCCTGACGCCGAAAAGAAAAATGCCGCTCCGGGGAGCGGCATTTTCGTCTGGCATCCAGCGTCAGGCGTCAAGCGTACTTACAAGCTCAACACCTTCTCGCCGCGGGAAATGCCGGAGACACCGGAACGCACCACTTCCAGCACCTGGGCTTCGCCGATGGCACTGATGAAGGCGTCCAGCTTGTCGGAAGCACCGGTGAGCTGGATGGTGTAGACCGTGCTGGTCACATCCACGATCTGGCCGCGGAAGATGTCCACACTGCGCTTCACCTCGGCACGCTGGGCACCGGTGGCCTTCACCTTGATGAGCATCAGCTCACGCTCGATGTGCGCCCCCTCGGTAAGATCCACCAGCTTCACCACCTCGATCAGCTTGTTGAGATGCTTGGTGATCTGCTCGATCTTCAGGTCATCCCCGTAGGTGGTCAGGGTCAGACGGGACAGGGTGGTGTCCTCGGTGGGGGCCACCGACAGGGAATCGATGTTGTAACCCCGCTGGGAGAACAGACCAATGACCCGACTCAGTGCGCCCGGCTCGTTTTCCATGAGAATAGAAATAATTCGACGCATCAGGTCCGCTCCGTCTTGCTCAGCCACATGTCGCGCATGGAACCGTCTGCAATCTGCATCGGGTACACGTGCTCGGTGGGATCCACATAGATATCCATGAATACCAGACGATCCTTCAGGGCGAAGGCCTCGTTCATGGCCCCTTCCAGGTCCTCGAATTTGGTGACCTTCATGCCCACGTGACCATAGGCCTCGGCCAGAGCCACAAAGTCAGGCAGGGATTCCATGTAGGACTGGCTGTGGCGGCCACCGTACTGCATGTCCTGCCACTGACGTACCATGCCCAGGGCCTGGTTGTTGATGTTGATAATCTTCACCGGCAAACCGTACTGCAGACAGGTAGACAGCTCCTGAATGTTCATCTGGATGGAGCCTTCACCGGTGACACAGGCCACGGTGGCGTCCGGGAACGCAAACTGCACGCCCATGGCCGCCGGCAGGCCGAAGCCCATGGTGCCGAGACCACCGGAATTGATCCAGCGGCGGGGCTTGTCGTACTGGTAGTACTGGGCGGCGAACATCTGGTGCTGGCCCACATCGGAGGTCACATAGGCATCACCCTTGGTGGCCTTGTACAGGGCTTGCACCACTTGCTGAGGCTTCATGGGGCCGTCTTCATTGGTCTCGAAGCGCATGCCATGGATCTTGCGCCAGCCAGCGATTTCCTCCCACCAGCGCTCCAGCGCCTTCTGGTCCGGCTCGCCACCGTGCTCATCCAGCGCCGCCAGCATTTCTTCCAGCACCTGATCAACCGGGCCCACAATAGGGATATGCGCCATCACATTCTTGGAGATGGTGGCCGGATCGATATCGATGTGGATGATTTTGGCGCCCGGGCAGAACTTCTTCACGTTGTTGGTCACGCGGTCATCGAGACGGGCGCCGACAGCCAGAATCACATCGGAGTTGTGCATGGTCATGTTGGCTTCATAGGTGCCATGCATGCCCAGCATGCCCACGTTCTGCGGGTCGGTGCCAGGGAAACCACCCAGCCCCATGAGAGTGTTGGTTACCGGGAAGTTGAGGCGATGAGCCAACTTGGTCAGCAACTCGCTGCCCTCGCCCTGCACCACACCACCGCCGGCATAGATCACCGGGCGCTTGGCTTTCATCAGCTCTTCCACCGCCTTGCGGATCTGGCCGGAATGGCCACGGCTGACCGGCGCATAGGAGCGCATCTTCACTTTCTTCGGGTATTCGTAGGGGTTCTTCACGTTCGGCGCGGTCTGATCCTTGGGAATATCGACCAGAACCGGGCCGGGACGGCCAGTGGTGGCAATGTAGAACGCCTTCTTCATGATCTCGGGGATGTCCTTGGCGTCACGGACCATGAAGCTGTGCTTCACCACCGGGCGGGACACGCCGATCATGTCGGTTTCCTGGAAGGCGTCATCGCCAATCCAGTCGGAACGCACCTGGCCGGACAGCACCACCATGGGGATGGAGTCCATGAAGGCGGTAGCCAGACCGGTAATGGCATTGGTGGCACCCGGGCCCGAGGTCACCATGACCACACCCGGCTTGCCGGTGGCACGGGCGTAGCCGTCGGCCGCGTGGGTCGCTGCCTGCTCGTGACGCACCAGAATATGGTTGACGCTTTCCTGCTGGAACAGCGCATCGTAGATGTGCAGTACGGACCCTCCGGGATACCCGAAGATGTACTCCACCCCCTCGTCTTGCAACGCACGGACCACCATTTCCGCGCCGGATAACATTTCCACGGTTGCTACCTCAAAATCAGAATGCATGAGCCCACTACGCCTGGCGCAGCAGCGGGACGGCTTTGCTTTTGCTGGAGACCTGCAGAGAGAACGCCATAGTTGGGCATTCTGAAGTCCTGTCGGAGGTGGCCGACAAGGACGCAGGCAGAGAGGCAATCTGGAGGTACTGAATCAGGGAGGAATGCAGACGAACTGATCCCGCTCAGAAAACAGAAACCTCCGGAGGCTCCCACAGCGGGACGAGAGTGCAGTGATACTGCTGACCGGACATCGCGGTAACGATGCCCCGGGTCCCGG
Proteins encoded in this window:
- a CDS encoding acetolactate synthase 3 large subunit, which gives rise to MEMLSGAEMVVRALQDEGVEYIFGYPGGSVLHIYDALFQQESVNHILVRHEQAATHAADGYARATGKPGVVMVTSGPGATNAITGLATAFMDSIPMVVLSGQVRSDWIGDDAFQETDMIGVSRPVVKHSFMVRDAKDIPEIMKKAFYIATTGRPGPVLVDIPKDQTAPNVKNPYEYPKKVKMRSYAPVSRGHSGQIRKAVEELMKAKRPVIYAGGGVVQGEGSELLTKLAHRLNFPVTNTLMGLGGFPGTDPQNVGMLGMHGTYEANMTMHNSDVILAVGARLDDRVTNNVKKFCPGAKIIHIDIDPATISKNVMAHIPIVGPVDQVLEEMLAALDEHGGEPDQKALERWWEEIAGWRKIHGMRFETNEDGPMKPQQVVQALYKATKGDAYVTSDVGQHQMFAAQYYQYDKPRRWINSGGLGTMGFGLPAAMGVQFAFPDATVACVTGEGSIQMNIQELSTCLQYGLPVKIININNQALGMVRQWQDMQYGGRHSQSYMESLPDFVALAEAYGHVGMKVTKFEDLEGAMNEAFALKDRLVFMDIYVDPTEHVYPMQIADGSMRDMWLSKTERT